In one window of Nitrospira sp. SG-bin1 DNA:
- a CDS encoding heme ABC transporter permease translates to MTVPMSRPSSGMQSDSGTGVLSPDSGHAGLEIGAVSPGAILTRSRWVMTLGGLGCAAMMVGLIGLHVGAQPIAYGDMLRVLAHPLGPETADAEAPDVTRTIMLQVRLPRMLLGFLVGCSLASVGVALQALLRNPLADPYVLGVSSGAALGAATGILFGVGATILADVALPACGFAGGLVALVVVYRMAAREERLSIHSLLLAGVILNAIFSALIMFITSIMEPNRSYGMTTWLMGTLTAPAYGGLVGLAVYLFIGLLLLFRHMRILNILALGEESARTLGVDTEQTKRFLFVLTALITGAIVSVSGMIGFVGMVVPHAVRLMTGADHRLLLPASALVGGTFLMGADTVARTLLSPVEIPVGIITALVGGPCFVYLLLWRRDRVT, encoded by the coding sequence ATGACGGTTCCGATGTCACGGCCTTCTTCCGGGATGCAGTCAGATTCAGGAACGGGAGTGTTATCTCCTGACTCGGGGCATGCGGGATTGGAAATCGGTGCGGTCTCTCCTGGTGCGATTCTCACGCGATCACGATGGGTGATGACCTTGGGAGGCCTTGGGTGTGCGGCGATGATGGTCGGTCTCATTGGCCTTCATGTCGGTGCGCAACCGATCGCGTATGGCGATATGCTTCGCGTGCTCGCCCATCCCCTTGGTCCTGAGACAGCGGATGCAGAGGCACCTGATGTCACCAGAACCATCATGCTGCAGGTTCGATTGCCGCGCATGCTATTGGGATTCTTGGTCGGTTGCTCCCTGGCATCCGTGGGCGTGGCCTTACAGGCATTACTCAGAAATCCGCTGGCTGATCCCTATGTGCTTGGGGTTTCGAGCGGAGCCGCATTGGGAGCGGCGACGGGGATATTGTTCGGGGTTGGCGCCACCATTCTTGCCGATGTGGCTTTGCCGGCCTGTGGATTTGCTGGAGGCTTGGTGGCGTTAGTCGTCGTGTATCGGATGGCTGCCCGCGAGGAGCGGTTGTCGATCCACAGCTTGTTGCTGGCCGGCGTGATTCTGAACGCCATCTTTTCAGCCTTGATCATGTTCATCACCTCCATCATGGAGCCGAATCGTTCGTATGGCATGACGACGTGGTTGATGGGGACGCTGACCGCTCCGGCCTACGGTGGTCTCGTCGGACTCGCGGTCTATCTGTTCATTGGTCTCTTGTTACTCTTCAGGCACATGCGCATTTTAAACATCTTGGCCCTGGGGGAAGAATCCGCTCGCACGCTGGGTGTCGATACGGAACAGACGAAGCGGTTTCTCTTCGTATTGACGGCACTGATCACCGGGGCGATCGTGTCGGTCAGTGGGATGATCGGATTCGTGGGAATGGTCGTTCCCCATGCCGTGCGCCTGATGACCGGTGCCGATCATCGCTTGCTCCTTCCAGCCTCAGCCCTGGTCGGCGGCACCTTCCTCATGGGAGCCGATACGGTGGCACGCACCCTCCTCTCGCCGGTCGAGATTCCAGTCGGCATCATCACCGCCCTGGTCGGAGGACCCTGCTTTGTATATCTCTTGCTGTGGCGAAGAGATCGTGTGACATGA
- a CDS encoding nicotinate-nucleotide--dimethylbenzimidazole phosphoribosyltransferase, with protein sequence MSIQDTCRRIQPVHASLRAKAQDRLDRLTKPLGSLGRLEELASSYVTMTGELKPSVPQGTVFTFAADHGVAQEGVSAYPREVTPQMVLNFLRGGAGVNVLARHAGVDVRVVDIGVDYEFGPVPGLFDRKVMKGTRNLAVEPAMTRSQAEQAVMVGIDLATEAVREGINLIGTGEMGIGNTTPSAAISAVMTGRPVAEVTGCGTGIDESVRTRKVAVIQQALDRHQPNPADSLDVLAKVGGLEIAGLAGLILGAVAARVPVVLDGFITGAAALIAVGLQPLCREYLIASHRSVEQGHRVVLDHLRLKPLLDLDLRLGEGTGACLGMDLVCGAIKIYTEMATFDEAGVSDKV encoded by the coding sequence ATGTCGATACAGGACACCTGTCGTCGAATTCAGCCTGTCCATGCAAGTCTGCGCGCGAAAGCGCAGGATAGGTTGGATCGTCTGACTAAGCCGCTGGGCAGCCTCGGGCGGTTGGAGGAATTGGCTTCGTCCTACGTCACGATGACTGGTGAACTGAAGCCGAGTGTCCCTCAAGGTACGGTCTTCACCTTTGCGGCTGATCATGGCGTCGCGCAGGAAGGGGTGAGCGCCTACCCACGTGAAGTGACCCCTCAGATGGTATTGAATTTTCTGCGCGGTGGTGCCGGCGTGAATGTGCTGGCGCGGCATGCCGGCGTGGATGTGCGGGTGGTGGATATCGGCGTTGATTATGAGTTTGGACCGGTACCCGGCTTGTTCGATCGAAAGGTCATGAAGGGCACACGCAATCTAGCGGTTGAGCCAGCGATGACGCGCAGCCAAGCAGAGCAGGCGGTGATGGTCGGCATTGACCTGGCGACGGAAGCTGTGCGGGAGGGTATTAATTTAATTGGCACCGGTGAGATGGGGATCGGTAATACCACGCCGAGCGCCGCCATTAGCGCGGTGATGACCGGTCGGCCTGTAGCTGAAGTGACTGGATGTGGGACCGGCATCGATGAGTCTGTCCGTACGCGCAAGGTGGCGGTGATTCAACAGGCGCTGGACCGGCATCAACCCAATCCGGCTGACTCGCTCGATGTGTTGGCGAAGGTTGGGGGACTGGAAATCGCTGGATTGGCCGGCTTGATCCTTGGAGCGGTTGCGGCTCGGGTCCCAGTCGTGCTGGATGGATTCATTACGGGAGCCGCAGCGCTGATCGCTGTCGGTCTTCAGCCCTTGTGCCGCGAGTATCTCATCGCATCCCATCGATCGGTCGAGCAGGGACATCGCGTGGTTTTGGACCATCTGAGACTGAAACCGCTCTTGGATCTCGACTTGCGCCTTGGCGAGGGCACGGGGGCATGTCTAGGAATGGATCTGGTCTGTGGCGCGATCAAGATCTACACAGAGATGGCGACCTTCGACGAAGCCGGCGTGTCCGACAAGGTCTGA
- a CDS encoding cobalamin adenosyltransferase translates to MRITKVYTRTGDAGKTRLAGGQQVWKDSLRVEAYGTIDELNASVGVVRVMNADVVDEHTAAAQLEDELRWVQNKLFDVGSILATAPGQTFKNMPQVTARDISRLEKLIDRCQKDLDPLKEFILPGGGKVSAFLHQARTVCRRAERLCVALSKAEPVDPTIIKFVNRLSDALFVLARWVAKTQGEPEFLWERDVAKKAE, encoded by the coding sequence ATGCGCATCACCAAGGTCTATACAAGAACGGGCGACGCGGGAAAAACCAGGCTGGCCGGCGGACAACAGGTGTGGAAAGACAGTCTGCGGGTCGAAGCCTACGGCACGATCGATGAGTTGAATGCATCGGTCGGCGTTGTCCGGGTGATGAATGCCGATGTCGTAGACGAGCATACAGCAGCCGCCCAACTTGAGGACGAGCTGCGATGGGTACAAAACAAGTTGTTCGATGTGGGCAGCATTCTGGCGACGGCTCCGGGACAAACGTTCAAGAATATGCCACAGGTGACAGCGAGAGACATCTCGCGTCTTGAGAAATTGATCGATCGGTGCCAGAAAGACCTGGACCCATTGAAGGAATTCATTCTTCCGGGGGGTGGAAAAGTATCCGCGTTTCTGCACCAAGCCCGGACGGTCTGCCGCCGGGCCGAGCGGTTGTGCGTGGCTCTTTCCAAAGCTGAACCGGTCGATCCGACGATCATCAAATTCGTCAATCGGCTGAGCGATGCGCTGTTTGTGTTGGCCCGATGGGTCGCCAAGACACAGGGCGAGCCGGAATTTTTATGGGAACGCGATGTCGCCAAGAAAGCCGAGTAA
- a CDS encoding Vitamin B12 transporter BtuB — protein MLRFFVCCVVGVCALVPWIIACVSSASAQDIAMADKPDVEVPDVIVSATKTEMPAKQVTSAVEVITGEEMQQRKIRTVAEALRWAQGLAVFQSGGLGTTVDVRMRGGTPEQTLVLIDGAIVNSATLGSYNFANLTSDNIERIEILRGSQSMLWGSDAMGGVINITTKRGRETPNVSAFVEYGSFNTIREGGGLAGKKGPIDFSGSITRLDTAGFSAISYRRGAAERDGFHNWQGSVRLGADLPKDGRLDFSFRWLEGIVNFDGFAFNPVTFASDPADVFGARSKSTQYIFAGNYAQPITAWWSHKLTLSRATENLLSDAGTVERNLVTGTTGLIGFPFKSQIGTTSNRIEWQHNIQVGKPLTLTAGYQFREQRGDNRDLLTNTTVFENKSVSSHAGFGEAQLNLWDRVFGTAGVRQDEYNVFGSATTYRVTGGYLVKETGTKLRGSYATGFRAPTINQLFFPGFGNPNLQPEKSQAFDVAIEQALPNDRGSISVGYFWTRYRNLILSVFDPAVCTAPGSFGFCAQNVGLARAEGVEVSTKVKLYRDGRWVKNLDLQIQYTYAATRDISSGSDSRLPKWPLHQISTVISYQPVERLQAYLEGRYVGERFGNVGNSNATPSFVVWNLSASYDVTKSMQAYLRLDNIFNEEYEETLFFGTPIRSIFGGVRINYDLPLS, from the coding sequence ATGTTACGGTTCTTTGTCTGTTGTGTTGTTGGTGTCTGTGCCCTCGTGCCCTGGATCATCGCATGCGTCTCTTCCGCCTCGGCTCAGGACATTGCGATGGCCGACAAGCCGGACGTCGAAGTTCCCGATGTCATCGTCAGCGCCACCAAGACGGAAATGCCCGCCAAGCAAGTCACCAGCGCCGTGGAAGTGATCACCGGCGAAGAGATGCAGCAGCGGAAGATTAGAACAGTTGCGGAAGCGCTTCGCTGGGCACAGGGTCTGGCCGTCTTTCAAAGCGGTGGACTGGGCACGACGGTCGATGTGCGAATGCGTGGAGGCACACCGGAACAGACGCTCGTCCTGATCGATGGCGCGATCGTCAATAGTGCCACGCTCGGCAGTTATAATTTTGCCAACCTCACATCCGACAACATCGAGCGGATCGAAATCTTACGTGGAAGCCAGAGCATGCTCTGGGGATCGGACGCGATGGGCGGCGTGATCAATATCACGACCAAGCGTGGACGAGAGACACCCAATGTGTCTGCATTCGTGGAGTATGGATCGTTCAATACCATTCGAGAAGGAGGCGGTCTGGCCGGCAAGAAAGGACCGATCGATTTCTCGGGATCGATTACGCGATTGGATACGGCCGGCTTCTCAGCCATCAGCTATCGGCGCGGTGCGGCCGAGCGCGACGGATTTCACAATTGGCAAGGATCTGTCCGGCTCGGCGCGGATTTGCCCAAGGACGGGCGGCTGGACTTCAGCTTTCGATGGCTGGAAGGCATTGTGAATTTCGACGGATTTGCCTTTAATCCCGTCACCTTCGCCTCGGATCCGGCTGACGTATTTGGTGCCCGATCAAAAAGTACTCAATACATCTTTGCAGGAAACTATGCACAACCGATCACCGCCTGGTGGTCGCACAAACTGACCTTGTCACGGGCCACTGAGAATCTCCTGAGTGATGCTGGTACGGTGGAACGTAATCTTGTGACCGGAACTACGGGATTAATTGGGTTTCCGTTCAAGTCTCAAATCGGAACCACCAGCAATCGAATCGAATGGCAGCACAATATTCAAGTCGGCAAACCACTCACGCTGACGGCAGGTTATCAGTTTCGCGAACAGAGGGGCGACAATCGCGATCTCCTGACAAACACGACCGTGTTCGAAAACAAATCCGTCAGCAGCCATGCCGGGTTTGGAGAGGCCCAGTTGAATCTTTGGGACCGAGTGTTTGGAACTGCGGGGGTTCGGCAGGATGAATACAATGTATTCGGAAGCGCGACGACCTATCGAGTGACGGGAGGGTATCTGGTCAAGGAAACCGGCACGAAGTTGCGAGGCAGCTATGCCACCGGTTTTCGCGCTCCCACGATCAATCAGTTGTTTTTCCCAGGATTCGGCAACCCGAATCTGCAGCCTGAGAAAAGTCAAGCATTCGATGTGGCGATTGAACAAGCATTGCCGAATGATCGAGGCAGCATCAGCGTCGGGTATTTTTGGACCCGTTACCGCAACTTGATCTTGTCGGTGTTCGATCCCGCCGTCTGCACGGCTCCTGGGTCGTTTGGGTTTTGTGCGCAGAACGTCGGGTTGGCCAGGGCGGAAGGTGTGGAAGTCAGCACAAAGGTAAAACTTTATCGCGACGGACGATGGGTGAAGAATTTGGACTTGCAGATCCAGTATACCTACGCAGCGACGCGGGATATCAGTAGTGGATCAGACTCACGTCTTCCGAAGTGGCCGCTCCATCAGATTTCGACCGTCATCAGCTATCAGCCCGTAGAACGTTTGCAGGCCTATCTGGAGGGACGCTATGTCGGGGAACGGTTCGGCAATGTGGGGAATAGTAACGCGACCCCGTCGTTTGTCGTGTGGAATCTGTCCGCCAGCTATGACGTGACGAAGTCCATGCAAGCCTATCTCCGGTTGGACAACATCTTCAACGAGGAATACGAAGAGACCTTGTTTTTCGGCACGCCGATTCGATCGATTTTTGGCGGCGTACGGATCAATTATGATTTGCCCCTCTCGTAG
- a CDS encoding cobalamin-binding protein has product MKKRVQSSGSVQALGIFLLKSWKRYYSLGTAWLLVALFMSLVPAHGCTGGECSEMKRRHQGILTGMPFMAHVSSRSVVDDAGHRIYLSKPPARIVSLAPSITEMLFALGLDEQVVGVTEFCDYPAAAKSKAKVGYSNPSVEALVALQPDLVLAPTDFLRPDLQTTLEQLKIPLFVLEAHTLEDIPLQIQTLGKLFERGPAANEVTQAMRQRIADIRHKAEPLPRKRVLYVLNSHPLITVGPGSFIHQMIGLAGGINIASQANVAYPRLSMETVLKEDPEVLIFPSGDVETVPRSEQQQWRRWDSLSAVKQHRFHEVSSSLLNRPGPRIVDGLEQLAQSIHPDVFGAGKLRP; this is encoded by the coding sequence ATGAAGAAGCGGGTACAATCCTCAGGGTCTGTTCAGGCCTTGGGGATTTTTCTTTTGAAATCATGGAAACGATATTATTCGCTCGGGACGGCGTGGCTTTTAGTTGCGCTCTTCATGTCTCTTGTACCGGCGCACGGATGCACCGGAGGGGAGTGTAGTGAGATGAAACGGCGGCACCAGGGCATCCTCACCGGCATGCCGTTCATGGCGCATGTCTCATCACGATCCGTTGTCGATGACGCCGGGCATAGAATCTACCTTTCCAAGCCGCCGGCCCGCATCGTCTCGCTGGCTCCGAGCATCACGGAGATGTTGTTTGCGCTCGGGCTGGATGAACAGGTGGTCGGGGTCACGGAGTTTTGTGACTATCCAGCCGCCGCGAAATCCAAGGCCAAGGTCGGCTACTCGAACCCCAGTGTTGAAGCATTGGTCGCGCTGCAGCCGGATTTGGTGCTCGCGCCCACGGATTTTCTCCGTCCCGATCTACAGACGACGCTTGAACAATTGAAAATTCCTCTGTTTGTTCTGGAGGCACACACACTGGAGGATATCCCGCTCCAGATTCAAACCCTGGGAAAGCTGTTTGAGCGAGGCCCGGCCGCGAACGAAGTGACGCAAGCCATGCGTCAACGCATCGCCGATATTCGGCACAAGGCTGAGCCACTTCCCAGAAAGCGCGTGCTCTATGTTCTCAATAGTCACCCCTTGATTACCGTGGGCCCAGGCAGTTTTATTCATCAGATGATCGGCCTCGCGGGGGGCATCAACATCGCGTCCCAGGCAAACGTCGCTTATCCCCGCTTGAGCATGGAGACGGTGCTGAAGGAGGATCCGGAGGTGCTGATCTTTCCGAGCGGCGATGTCGAAACGGTGCCGCGCAGCGAGCAGCAGCAGTGGCGGCGCTGGGACTCACTCTCGGCCGTCAAGCAACACCGTTTCCACGAAGTATCATCGAGTCTCTTGAACCGCCCGGGACCTCGCATCGTCGATGGCCTGGAACAACTCGCCCAATCCATTCATCCGGATGTCTTCGGCGCAGGGAAGCTTCGTCCATGA
- a CDS encoding two-component system response regulator — MSKIMVVDDSYAELQLIESYLKAAQHTVVSFSTADGLEDKVVAEKPDLIVLDVVMPGRNGFQACRDLKTDARFKGIPIVLCTSKGQESDKFWGQQQGANGHVVKPFKSEDLLQAVKLALS; from the coding sequence ATGAGCAAAATCATGGTTGTTGATGACTCGTACGCAGAACTGCAACTGATCGAGTCATATTTGAAGGCCGCCCAACACACCGTTGTATCGTTCTCGACTGCAGATGGGTTGGAGGACAAGGTCGTCGCGGAAAAACCAGATCTTATCGTTTTGGATGTGGTAATGCCCGGCCGGAATGGATTTCAGGCGTGCCGGGATCTGAAAACTGATGCCCGCTTCAAGGGCATTCCGATTGTACTCTGCACCTCGAAGGGACAGGAAAGCGATAAGTTTTGGGGGCAGCAACAGGGAGCCAACGGACACGTCGTGAAACCGTTCAAGTCGGAGGATCTTTTGCAAGCGGTGAAGCTCGCATTGAGCTGA
- a CDS encoding iron ABC transporter ATP-binding protein, translating into MSRRHAYDLQAVRFHYQSNDSDAVQWTLEDLSFPVRYGEVLGVVGPNGSGKTSLLKVLARLLNPVEGRIDLFGRDLVSMPQREVACLVGVVPQDTQQLFPFTVAETVLMGRFPHQPRGRWAGGLGWESREDVAIAEQAMMTMDVVHLARRAITDLSGGERQRTVIARALAQTPKVLLLDEPTAFLDLHHQIEICSVLRRLRDERGLTVVFVSHDLNLVSQYCDRILLLDRGQILRLGSPHEVIEPDVLESVYRCRVLVDRHPSSGLPRVTLPGRHMSGGD; encoded by the coding sequence CTGTCACGACGTCATGCGTACGACCTCCAGGCTGTTCGGTTCCATTACCAGTCCAACGATTCGGATGCCGTCCAGTGGACGCTTGAGGATCTATCCTTTCCTGTGCGCTACGGCGAAGTGCTGGGGGTCGTCGGTCCGAACGGGTCAGGAAAAACTTCCTTGCTGAAAGTACTGGCGAGACTGCTGAATCCAGTGGAAGGCCGCATCGACTTGTTCGGGCGAGATTTGGTCTCGATGCCGCAACGAGAGGTCGCCTGCCTGGTTGGAGTCGTGCCGCAAGATACGCAGCAACTCTTTCCCTTTACCGTGGCTGAAACCGTGCTGATGGGTCGTTTCCCCCATCAGCCTCGCGGCCGATGGGCTGGTGGCCTGGGATGGGAAAGCCGTGAAGACGTGGCCATCGCGGAACAGGCGATGATGACGATGGACGTTGTCCATCTGGCCCGTCGGGCCATAACTGACCTTTCCGGTGGCGAGCGGCAGCGGACCGTGATTGCTCGAGCACTTGCCCAAACCCCAAAAGTTTTACTGCTCGACGAACCGACTGCGTTTCTCGATCTACACCATCAGATTGAGATCTGTTCGGTGTTGCGCCGGTTAAGAGATGAGCGTGGTTTAACCGTTGTCTTCGTGTCCCATGATTTGAATTTGGTGAGCCAGTATTGTGACAGAATCCTCTTACTTGATCGCGGGCAGATTCTACGACTTGGAAGCCCACATGAGGTCATCGAGCCGGACGTATTGGAATCCGTGTACCGGTGCCGGGTGCTCGTCGATCGGCATCCGAGTTCCGGATTGCCTCGGGTGACGTTGCCCGGCCGCCACATGTCTGGTGGCGATTAA
- a CDS encoding cobalamin biosynthesis protein CobQ produces MTTRALAILGTGSDVGKSLITAGICRLLYRTGVRVAPFKAQNMSLNSFVTPDGHEIGRAQALQAKACGLSPHVDMNPILLKPESDKCSQVVVLGKVLAKQEASAYFDGRPWLWSVIQDSYARLSRQYDVMVIEGAGSAAEVNLRKWDLVNWPVVKLADAKVLLVADIDRGGVFAQVIGTLDLLEPDERARVCGVIINKFRGDAKLFADGMRFLESRSQVPVLGVVPFLRDLILDQEDSLDLTGHHQTSFVSDRINIAVILLPHMSNFTDFNALAAENDVSLQYITSPPALNGADIVIIPGSKNTLADLSYLKERGYLGTLQCHIDNGQELIGICGGYQMLGRTITDPYQVEQGGMSTGLGYLSTETELKQTKYTLQTDAYPTDFFSVGHNLVRGYQIHMGVTRRVNELPCFRVYHHSISGENAYQPIAEDEDGFDGAIRKDGLVWGTYIHGMFDEPGFRRAWLNRARVKKGLRPLDTHVSKSVTARLNSELDRWADHLSENVDLFRLIR; encoded by the coding sequence ATGACGACACGGGCACTGGCGATCCTTGGAACCGGGTCGGACGTCGGCAAAAGTTTGATCACGGCTGGGATCTGCCGACTCCTTTACCGCACAGGTGTTCGCGTCGCCCCGTTCAAAGCTCAAAACATGTCCCTAAATTCATTCGTCACGCCGGATGGGCATGAGATCGGACGGGCGCAAGCGCTGCAAGCCAAAGCCTGCGGACTTTCCCCACATGTTGATATGAATCCGATCCTTCTCAAACCGGAATCGGATAAGTGTTCTCAGGTCGTGGTTCTCGGTAAGGTACTCGCGAAGCAAGAGGCTTCGGCATACTTTGATGGACGACCATGGCTCTGGTCGGTCATACAAGACAGCTATGCACGGCTATCGAGGCAATATGACGTGATGGTGATCGAGGGGGCGGGGAGCGCAGCCGAGGTCAATCTCAGAAAATGGGATCTGGTCAATTGGCCCGTCGTCAAGCTAGCTGATGCCAAGGTGTTGTTGGTGGCGGATATCGACCGAGGTGGAGTCTTTGCTCAAGTGATAGGGACATTAGACTTGCTGGAGCCGGACGAACGGGCCAGGGTCTGCGGGGTCATCATCAATAAGTTCAGAGGCGATGCCAAACTGTTTGCCGATGGGATGCGATTCCTGGAATCTCGCAGCCAGGTTCCAGTGTTGGGCGTCGTGCCATTTCTTCGTGATCTGATACTGGACCAAGAAGATAGTCTGGATCTGACCGGGCATCATCAGACAAGTTTTGTATCTGACCGAATCAATATTGCCGTCATTCTGTTGCCCCACATGAGTAACTTTACCGATTTTAATGCATTGGCGGCTGAAAATGATGTGTCCTTGCAATATATCACCTCTCCTCCGGCCCTCAACGGCGCCGATATCGTCATTATTCCCGGGAGCAAAAATACGCTGGCCGATCTCTCCTACCTGAAGGAACGAGGTTATCTAGGTACGTTGCAATGCCATATCGACAATGGTCAAGAGCTTATCGGTATCTGCGGTGGCTATCAAATGCTTGGCCGAACGATCACGGACCCCTACCAGGTCGAACAGGGAGGGATGAGCACCGGACTGGGGTACTTGAGCACGGAGACAGAACTCAAGCAGACGAAATACACCCTACAGACCGACGCCTACCCAACGGACTTCTTCTCGGTCGGCCATAACTTGGTCCGTGGATATCAGATTCATATGGGTGTCACGCGGCGAGTCAACGAACTTCCCTGTTTTCGAGTTTATCATCATTCCATATCAGGTGAGAACGCGTACCAGCCGATCGCCGAGGATGAAGATGGGTTTGATGGAGCTATTCGAAAAGACGGACTGGTGTGGGGCACATACATCCATGGGATGTTCGATGAACCGGGTTTTCGTCGTGCGTGGCTCAATCGTGCTCGCGTAAAGAAAGGGCTTCGACCGCTTGATACTCATGTTTCAAAGTCGGTCACCGCTCGGTTAAACAGCGAACTTGACCGGTGGGCTGATCATCTGTCCGAGAACGTCGACCTCTTTCGTCTCATCCGATAA